DNA from Ammospiza caudacuta isolate bAmmCau1 chromosome 6, bAmmCau1.pri, whole genome shotgun sequence:
gaccaatcccagatgcacctgttgcattccacagcagcagataaccattgtttacagtttgttcctgaggcctcccagcttctcaggaggaaagaTCCTAACAAAATCCTAatagggatttttcataaaagttgtctgtgaCAAACCTGTCCTAGGAAAAGCTTTTACCTTGCCTAGAGAAGAGCAAACCAGAGCAGCCACAAAGGTCCCCAAGGGAATGAGGCACATTTCAGTCTCGTTTCTGCAGTCTCACGTGGGAACTGTGGTTCTGTTGCAGACATGGCAGAGCCCATCCAGCAGCTGACCAGGAACAACAACccccaggagaggcagagcatCCCCTTCACCCTGATCCAGCGCAAGGAGAAGGTactgctgcccctcctgcacaCAGGGCTGCCGCCCTGGCCCCCAGAAATGGCAATGGGCTCCTCACAAAGGGATTTCAACTCTGTGGGACTCTGAACACGAGTGCAAAACATTGTGACTGTGCCACTGCCTCTCAATTGGAACACCTCATCCCTTGGACAtgtgtaattttcttttttgcaagCCAGAAGATGGCCAGGAATTATACCCTTTGAAACATAATTAATTTAACAAAAACCCCTCTTTgccatttgaaataaaatgccCCTTTTCTTCACTTAAATTGCTGCATTTGCTCCTTTTCAGTCATGTTGATAAAACCTTTCAAAGAGTACTTGAAGAGATGAATAACTgaatttaaaactaaaaatgtatttctgtattACGGATCATTATGAAACAAAGCAGCAATTTATAAACCCATATTATCCTCTaataaaaaactgaaattaatgtTCAGCAAATTGCTTGCAGCTCAGGAAATGTGCAAACAAATGTTTAATCTTAAATCAAAACCATGAAAACCTTTACTGACCATCTGTGAGGGCTTTTTGGccacatttcttttaaatagaTTAAAATAATTCACACTTATAAATATCATCATTTGAGAGTGTTTCATTTAAACACTCGAGTGTGTTTAAATGAAGTGGGGAATGCTGACTGTTTATgcttaaagcattttttaatgttacAGTATTACTGTAACAACTGCAGCTAAAAAATGAGGTTATTCAGTGTTAATTGCAACTAAATGTTTAATAGTGCCAGTCCAAAAGATAACAGATCCTTATTTTAAAGGAGAACTacctaaaaatctgctgaagTCAGTTTTGATCCAAGATTAGCAGTGTATTCCTTGGTTTATAGGAGGAAGGATTAAAATTCATGTTTCTTTCAAGGTCATGGCACTGAGAGCTGAAAAGACGCAGTTCTTGTGCTTCACTTGTATTTGTTTGCCTGATGTTTTTAGCTGATTAAATGACAATcccaaattcttccctgtgtgtctgcagcTGGGAGATCTGCTCTATGAGAAAAGGCAGTATGGGAAAGCCAAGTGGGCTTGTATCAAGATGAAAGAGAAGCAGTATGAGCAGAGCATCTGCCTCGGGTTCATGAAGCTCATGAGGTACATCTGTGAGCAGAACTCCTCAGGTAATGACACCCCAACCCCACAGCAGCTAGAAAATTGTGTTTCTGCCCTCTCTGCTGATTAGGGGGATGCTTTGAACAGCTTGTCCCAAATACACACCCTACAGAGATGTTTTTTCAATCATACAGCCTTTCtataaaaatcacagaaatcctGGGAtggctggggttggaaggagcctaaatcccctccagtgccacccctgtcatggcagggacacctcccgctgtcccaggctgctccaagctctcTGCTGTAAATCTGCCATTTCCTACAGGATTTGCAGAGTTTCAttttcacagcagcactgaaatcaCCTGGCAGAGTGTGATACCAAAAGGGAGCAGAGTTTTCTGCCTCCTTCCCTTTAGTTCAAGCTATTAAATTGTCCCTGTCCCAATGGACACGGCAAATTTGTGGTTGAAGCATGTTTTCCAGCAAGATAATCCAGTTTTAGCTCAAAATAATGGCAAATCCACCATGTCCTTGAGAGCTTGTGCCTGCCTGTAAAATGCGCACCTGGTGTGCAATCCAATTTAATCTGGTTTTCACTTCCAGACATCAGTTCTCATGTTTTTCATCCTCCAGTTACTATCAAGTTTTGCCATGctcagtgctctgtgctgtAATTGACTCAGCCCTTAAGTATCTTTCcaagaaaatacaaacattgatcacaaaagcttttccttccccagggTACCTTCCCCATTCTTTTAACACTTTAATGTggtttaaaagtaattttagctccagaactgcagggttgTTATCAAACTGTAAAGAAAGGAAGttccctctgcctcctgcactCCAAACACACaacagtgcaaaaaaaaaaaaaaaatactgcaacaTTTTTAACAGCAGCAAACCCTCAGTGAATTCACAGAGCAGCCCCTTCTCTTGCCTGCAGTTTTGTTCCCAAATATTCAAACCATGACACAAGGTCAGTTTGAAGATAAACACAACTCATTTAGGAGAGGGAAAGACTTCAGGCAAACTCCCTGCCCTGCATGAAGAGGGGAGAGCTCACcaaatgctgtgttttggacACAAATGCACAAacatctgcacacacacacagactaCAAAGCACAGGGAAATCATGGAGTCACagatggtttgggtgggaagggaccttaaagatctccctgttccacccctgccatggcagggacacctcccactgtcccaggctgctccaagccccagtgtccaccTGGTCTGGAACACCTttagggatgcaggggcagccacagctgctctgggcactcaCTGCTCCTCCAGCTTGGAGCACACCCACACTGCCCAAACCACCCCAGTGAAATCCCTTCAAACACTTCGGGTTTGAAGCAGCCTGATACTGACACTTTGTAGACTGTATGATTATTTGTTGTATGATTATTCCTCTACATTTCTATCTACTGATGAGGATCTTACCCTTCCACTATACTAATTACAATCCCCTTCCAATCCTTGGAATCTGGTTTAAACCCAGAGAAGAGTAATAAACATAGTCCTGTTCATACTGGCCCTATCCCTAAGCCTAAGCATCCTCTTAACTGCACTAAACTTTTGACTCACCCAAACAACCCCCCACTCAGAAAAACTATCCCCACACGAATGTGGATTCGACCCCCAAGCCCAGCAGGCAGGCACAGTGTGCAGAGCTTCCCCTGAGTCTCCTGAATGCCCTGACCCCCtgtgtgtgggcagggctgTACCTGGGCATCACCGTGCCCATCGTGACCATCGTGCACACCAACGAGGCGCAGTCGGCGATGACACAGGCGGTGACAGTGGCCTATTACCTGCCCGAGGTGCTGCAGGACGAGCCCCCACACCCCTTCGACTCTGACATCATCATCGAGGAGTGGCCTGCCACCATTGTCTACAGCAGGTGAGAAATGCTCTGACTGCTCTGAtcaacacaggaaaaacacccaGCTCTCAGTCCGGCCACGTTAGGATTTTTAGACCTTGTAAAACTTAATTTCAAGAGTTGTAAAAGCTGCCTGGTCAGGGAATAAAGGTTACAAAATTATAACAGGGAAGGGTtttgggcactgcccaggctccccatgGAATGGGCaaagccctgaggctgccagagctccaggagggtttgggcaccactgccagggatgcccagggtgggattgttgagGGTCTGGGCAAGGACAGAATTGGAATCCAcaatccctgtgggtcccttccagctcaggttattctatatttatatcAATTACTTGGTAAAATGATGCATCTGTAATTGTGTGCTAAAATACCCTCAGACTATTCTGTGTAGTCGGGAACAAAGTGTCTGACATGGCACAGAAAAAATGGTTTGGGATTAATCACAGTCAGTACCATTGGTGAAACACAACCAAGTCATTCAGAAGGCATTTGTGGAAAAATAGTGGGTTTGAAATGAACACAGTGGCTCTGGAAGAACAGTGGGTTTAAAATGAGTCACAGAACGagctaggttggaaaagacctttgagatcactgagtccaacctatgccctcgcaccaccttgtcacccagaccatggcactgagcgCCACTTCCAGGCTTCACttaaacacccccagggatggtgactccaccacctccctgggcagccctttgCAATGCCCAGTCACTCTTTCCTGAGGAGCTTTTCCCTCAGGTCCAGCCCAAATCTCCCCAGGTGCAGGTTAGGGCTGTCCCCGGGGTGCAGAGCCACCCCAGCAGCATCAGGGAGCTGTGGAAGCAGCCAGAGCTGATCTGAGCTGACCCCTGCAGGAGCTTCCGAGGGATCACCAACGAGGACTCCATCATGAGGGAGATCAACCTGCTGGCAGCCATCCTGGAGAGCCCCGAGCTGTGCCTGCGGGACACGTTCATCATCGCCGGCTACACCAACCCCGCGGCCGCCAACCGCCACAACGAGATCTGGTTCCTGCAGCggccctgagctcctcctgctgctgctgctgctgccgccctcggAGCCTCCTCCCCTCACGGGTgaccccaggtgtcccctgtcacAGGTCAGCACTGGGCATCTCAGCTGGGTTAggggcagccagcccagctcagctccccaggCACACATCCCTATGGTAACTCTCACTGATTTCATGGAGGGTTTTAGCACTTTAAAGTTAGTTCACCTCTTCTATCTTATTGACCAGGTAAGGGAGGCAGAAACCTCTTCCCTTCCACATCCCCAGCCTGCCTGTGGCTCGGGATGGtccctggggacatcctggaGCCCTGGCCTGCTCCAGTGCTGAACAAAGACCCCGCTGGGGCTCTCAGTGTGACACACCAAACCCACctcacacaggcacagcaagaaTGTCCAGGTCTCAGTTCCTGAGGAGAACCACCAGGTTTAGCCCACTGGGATAGAGCATGGAGTAGGAACAGGCCAATGCCGacagctgtggcacagagaTCCCCAAAGCTTACCTCAGAAAGCTCCCAACCAAAGCACCCGAGTCTGCAGAGAGACCAAAACTCCTATTGCTCACTCAAGTGTTGACAGCAAAATTACAGCTTATCCTCATCAAAATTACAGGTTATCCTCATCACAGCCCCCAGGAACCCCATGGCTGGCTCTGGCACTCCTAAGGAGACACTGGTGATTTGGAACTGCAGTTTTCTGAGCAGTTTATCCTCACAGCTTTGCTGGGTGCTAAAGCACTGCAGCTGGAGTAAACTGTTCAGTACTTCTGGCTGTTAACGGCATAAATGACACAAATAACCACAGAGAACATCTCAGATGGGAGTGACCTGGGGcagacagctctgctgagagcagggctgcagctccaggcagcacagctgggtttgagcatcccagggacagggagcccccagcccctgtgggCCCTGTCCCAGTGTCTGACCACCCTCACTGTGAGAGATTTTTCTCCCTAATATCAATTTGTTGTTTGTTCTGCCCTCACCCCTGTGCTAAGccctcagctggcagcctggctcTCTGCAGAGGCTGAGCTCCCACGTTGCAGAGCCCCCAGAAGGTCTGGGAGCAGCATTGCCACCGttccccacagcccaggagcaccTACTGCACTTTAGAGTCAGGGTAGCAAACAATCCTGCTCTCCAAAATCCCTCCCTAATGTCTCCCCTTACTGATGTGATGGTAGAGTTTATTCTTATagaagtaaatattttatataaaattcaCTGAGTACATCACCAGCATTATTCATTGGTTACAGGATTTAGGGTTCCAACAGAGCCTCTGTGCTCTTTAATTccaacacacagagcagcaacCAGAGCCAGGGGCTGCTAACTCACAGCAGGGTGGGAAAACACCCCCAAACATGGATTTGTGGAGGACTTCTGAAAGAGCCCAAAGGCTCCTGGTCCCACAGGGAGGGAGGGCTCTGTGCTCAGCCCAAAAcctcctcctgagcagcaggatCAGAGTGGCCTTGGTTTAAGCAGGACCACGGTGCCCTCTGGtgcctgctgggcacagagattccctgggaagcagcaaggagagggggaaaaggaaacagaaaataaagagacaCAAAAGCCTTAGTTTtagcacaaaaaaacccaagagttTTTatggagaggggagaaaaagacCAAACAAACTAAAATGCAATACAGTGCCCCAGcctgagagaaggaaaattaaaaatgccaGCCAGTATTAAACTAGAGGCTCTTAATtaaagagaaacagagaaagtatttttaaaattgagtTGACTAGAGGGCCGAGGGAGGCATTAAATAAAAGGTTTTGTTCTCATATCCTCCCCCAGATTTTTGTAAGAGCACATAGAAGTAATTTTCACCTCTGACAAGATTTTATGGCAAATTAAAGAAATTTCTGCCATCAGAATTCTTTTGCCAGTGAGGGAAATTCTCCTTATGCTTCGGCACAACAGATGTTGGATAGCTCCTGGAAGCAGTGAAATCCTCTCTCTCACCACAGAGCACCAGTTTGTACTTAATTCACATTTTAAGCCTCTCCTGCAAAAGCCTCTGCTGTGTCTGATGTCCCTGCCAACCCCTCCTGTGGCTCAGTTCACCGTGGGTGATGTTCTAGAAACATCCTGGAGCACGAGCAGATCTGTCTGAGTGTGCTGACatcccacctgcagcccagctctccctgctctttaTGGCAAACTGTGAATCCCCAGgtagtatttatttattttcacttctgtTAGATGGCT
Protein-coding regions in this window:
- the LOC131558936 gene encoding heme-binding protein 2-like — protein: METGGCRMGGAGPGGPGAITLEELDGLAEESPDSAYHSHGSSLEEEAAERMDDEEQERLLSYWQSVGRGHQVDVPRDMAEPIQQLTRNNNPQERQSIPFTLIQRKEKLGDLLYEKRQYGKAKWACIKMKEKQYEQSICLGFMKLMRYICEQNSSGLYLGITVPIVTIVHTNEAQSAMTQAVTVAYYLPEVLQDEPPHPFDSDIIIEEWPATIVYSRSFRGITNEDSIMREINLLAAILESPELCLRDTFIIAGYTNPAAANRHNEIWFLQRP